A stretch of Lagopus muta isolate bLagMut1 chromosome 9, bLagMut1 primary, whole genome shotgun sequence DNA encodes these proteins:
- the TRIM42 gene encoding tripartite motif-containing protein 42, translating to MDENGCTFSACPCFSNCCYLTCHRRKKECCLCWRFLFTSEQNCSCFPCPYEEDKPYQCCHCSCSEHANCWWCCCSCSNDPDCKCCCCGGENSACQYYASKCCGKSVYDQQQSRAPGTVQSTDVMSRLRTRNKARVSVPERKGSNQAFRDQLACPLCKQLFLQPFMLPCNHCICEKCIIKTKTKAEATENYYIIICPVCNKAHCLPNTNKIQLRKNYLKAKLAKKYMRRHGILKWRFDHSERPVYCETCRERRRVATKRCRTCGINMCSECLHLYHTESGAQDHIFTSTCQEDNEQWACLLHCNSHLSEYCLDDHKLICGFCKNSLHNDHETIPLAAACSREAASLSNTIVKFKQARQGIDNDLMEVTLLKNNFQASKDLQRKEIRNGFLKLHTVLHEQEKEMMELLENTELKKQKDISEYINYTFNQLSYMDGLIQYAEEALKEESQVVFLQSAHCLVKEIEDAIPSIFQPRPHIREDPLRELQFKFDELFAILQGFSPTLSETKQLESKGDKHPCSFNPEIMVPRHVSSIHEAKQSTMLQSASLNSLLELGMPIESTLGRPNSTPPHHSTQSNKMCAFWDAACETSRKERKYQIVNFPSSEPMEKESFAAPGPVVIYQTVVYPRSAKIYWTCPIEDVDFFEVEFYEVVGIGPDNTVCTQLDGKLSKIQQQNLEIRNLDSNTEYLFKVRAVNKSGQGEWSESCKIITSGEHKIIQDRWRTENSMQAMSTTWESTQELQASELHLCAWEDHRTEPPGRDAKAHVRRGDDLGQAGWLHKGHIRPEQYGGFL from the exons ATGGATGAAAATGGATGTACCTTTTCAGCCTGCCCATGCTTCTCAAACTGCTGTTATCTAACTTgccacagaagaaagaaggaatgctGCCTGTGTTGGCGCTTCCTATTTACCAGtgagcagaactgcagctgtttcCCATGCCCGTACGAAGAAGACAAACCTTACCAGTGCTGCCACTGCTCATGTTCAGAGCACGCAAAttgctggtggtgctgctgctcttgctcAAATGACCCAGactgcaaatgctgctgctgtggtggaGAGAATTCAGCATGCCAATACTATGCAAGCAAATGCTGCGGAAAATCTGTCTATGACCAACAGCAGTCAAGAGCACCAGGGACTGTTCA gtCAACAGATGTCATGTCAAGATTAAGAACTAGAAATAAAGCACGTGTGAGTGTACCAGAAAGGAAAGGCTCCAACCAGGCTTTTCGTGATCAGCTTGCCTGTCCACTGTGCAAACAGTTATTTCTCCAGCCGTTTATGCTGCCATGCAATCACTGCATTTGTGAGAAATGCATAATAAAAACCAAGACCAAAGctgaagcaacagaaaactATTATATCATCATATGCCCGGTATGTAACAAAGCTCACTGTCTCCCTAACACAAACAAAATTCAGCTGAGGAAGAATTACCTTAAAGCAAAACTGGCCAAGAAATACATGCGCAGACACGGCATTCTGAAATGGAGATTTGACCACAGTGAAAGACCAGTCTATTGCGAAACTTGCAGGGAGAGAAGAAGAGTGGCAACTAAAAGATGTAGAACATGTGGAATTAACATGTGCAGTGAATGTTTGCATTTATATCATACTGAGAGTGGTGCTCAAGACCACATATTCACCAGCACGTGTCAAGAAGATAACGAACAGTGGGCATGCTTACTACACTGCAACTCACACCTCTCAGAATACTGTCTGGATGACCACAAACTGATCTGTGGTTTCTGCAAGAATTCGCTGCACAATGATCATGAGACCATTCCCTTGGCAGCTGCATGTTCAAGAGAGGCTGCTTCTCTCTCCAATACAATCGTAAAATTTAAACAAG cacgCCAAGGAATTGATAATGATCTAATGGAAGTTACCCtgctaaaaaataatttccaagcCTCCAAGGATCTCCAAAGGAAGGAGATCAGAAATGGATTCTTAAAACTACATACGGTGCTACatgaacaagaaaaagagatgatGGAGTTGCTTGAAAACACCGAActcaaaaaacagaaagacatttcAGAATACATAAACTATACATTCAACCAGCTCTCATATATGGATGGCCTTATCCAGTATGCTGAAGAGGCTCTTAAGGAGGAAAGTCAAGTTGTATTTCTGCAATCTGCACACTGTTTGGtgaaagaaatagaagatgCAATTCCTTCCATTTTCCAGCCTAGACCACATATCCGAGAAGATCCCTTAAGGGAACTGCAATTCAAATTTGATGAACTGTTTGCCATTTTACAGGGATTTTCACCAACCCTTagtgaaacaaaacagttaGAAAGTAAAGGAGACAAGCATCCCTGTTCttttaacccagaaataatGGTTCCAAGGCATGTTTCAAGCATTCATGAAGCCAAGCAATCAACAATGCTCCAAAGCGCATCCTTAAATTCCTTGCTTGAATTAGGCATGCCAATTGAAAGCACTCTTGGGAGACCAAACTCTACACCTCCCCATCATTCTACACAGAGTAATAAAATGTGTGCATTTTGGGATGCAGCTTGTGaaacttcaagaaaagaaaggaaatatcagATTGTTAACTTTCCAAGTTCAGAACCTATGGAAAAAGAATCATTCGCAGCGCCAGGACCTGTTGTTATATACCAGACTGTTGTTTACCCAAGGTCTGCCAAA attTACTGGACTTGTCCTATAGAAGATGTGGATTTCTTTGAGGTAGAATTTTATGAAGTTGTTGGTATTGGTCCTGATAACACTGTCTGCACACAACTGGACGGCAAGCTAagcaaaatacagcagcagaacCTTGAGATACGTAATCTGGATTCAAATACAGAATATCTTTTCAAAGTCCGTGCTGTCAATAAAAGTGGTCAAGGAGAATGGAGTGAGAGCTGTAAG ATAATTACTTCAGGTGAACACAAGATAATCCAAGACAGATGGAGGACTGAGAATAGTATGCAGG CCATGTCAACCACATGGGAATCTACCCAGGAACTGCAGGCCAGTGAGCTTCACCTCTGTGCTTGGGAAGACCATAGAACAGAAcctcctggaagagatgctAAGGCACATGTAAGACGGGGAGATGATCTGGGACAGGCAGGATGGCTCCACAAAGGGCACATCAGGCCTGAACAATATGGTGGCTTTTTATGA